From Erigeron canadensis isolate Cc75 chromosome 8, C_canadensis_v1, whole genome shotgun sequence, one genomic window encodes:
- the LOC122610647 gene encoding filament-like plant protein 3 produces MGEVDTDPIKSVRASVFHFGEKCSQIRSRSISDDESEKERGLEVVLQDLANCKVQLEAMDVSHKQALLNQNQLEKTINELSMLLKTSEFEKDIYINECKEAKVRVSELESKIQEMTNELAELESTRADLIVVKKQLMEATDAKLEGMKQAEVMETQVKYIELLEIEVTQMKQELQIRGESELTKLETMKSELEEIGNREREAQVEIALLKAELHKGRSKTAAAEAAELKAKGEKSAAYFALQQMALENKEVKDENQRLQSEHEEIQFQDSYSEHEITISLEEYETLIEKAEEAKVKRPMESENEQEMEHLKKDLENAMARVSEFRTRAEQAATRAAVAEQAKAALEEQIKGLKEQKQRRRAALAALRAESMSKSSRSFDYDVDPKTYMPLGKFLKMSI; encoded by the exons atgggggaggttgatacaGATCCAATCAAGTCTGTTCGAGCATCTGTTTTCCATTTTGGAGAAAAATGTAGTCAGATCAGAAGTCGGTCAATTAGCGACGAT GAATCAGAAAAAGAGAGAGGTCTTGAAGTTGTACTCCAAGACTTAGCCAACTGCAAGGTTCAGCTTGAAGCCATGGATGTTTCTCACAAGCAAGCTCTTCTTAATCAGAATCAGCTTGAAAAAACGATCAACGAGCTCTCAATGCTCTTGAAAACCTCGGAATTTGAAAAGGATATATACATAAACGAATGCAAGGAAGCAAAGGTTCGTGTATCAGAACTTGAATCAAAAATCCAAGAAATGACTAATGAGTTGGCTGAGTTAGAGTCAACACGGGCTGACCTTATTGTAGTCAAAAAACAACTCATGGAAGCCACGGATGCTAAACTTGAAGGCATGAAACAAGCTGAGGTGATGGAAACTCAGGTAAAGTATATCGAGTTATTAGAGATTGAGGTGACTCAGATGAAGCAGGAACTCCAAATCAGGGGCGAGAGCGAGTTGACCAAGTTAGAAACAATGAAAAGTGAGTTGGAAGAGATTGGTAATAGAGAAAGGGAAGCACAAGTCGAAATAGCATTGTTGAAAGCCGAGCTTCATAAAGGGAGATCAAAAACTGCAGCTGCAGAGGCTGCTGAATTAAAAGCAAAAGGCGAAAAATCCGCTGCTTATTTTGCTCTTCAACAAATGGCACTTGAAAATAAAGAGGTTAAAGATGAAAACCAAAGATTACAATCTGAACATGAAGAGATTCAGTTCCAAGATTCATATTCTGAACACGAGATCACCATATCATTAGAAGAATATGAAACTTTGATAGAGAAAGCTGAGGAAGCTAAAGTTAAACGACCAATGGAGTCGGAAAATGAACAAGAAATGGAACATTTGAAAAAAGATTTAGAGAATGCTATGGCAAGAGTGAGCGAGTTTAGGACAAGAGCAGAACAGGCAGCAACACGGGCAGCAGTGGCTGAGCAGGCAAAGGCTGCACTTGAAGAGCAGATAAAGGGGTTGAAAGAACAGAAGCAAAGGCGGAGGGCAGCATTAGCCGCTCTCCGAGCAGAATCAATGTCAAAATCGAGTCGCAGttttgattatgatgttgaTCCTAAAACATATATGCCATTAGGCAAGTTTCTCAAAATGAGTATCTAG
- the LOC122610648 gene encoding pentatricopeptide repeat-containing protein At4g22760 yields the protein MMLVSKITRWLLLNNHHKFVKKSCKQLKQIHGVILVHGLTHLEGLIIRNLTLIMKTSNFSSNNTHYLELMINQLKQPSADIVSIIFAMRYFCKYSKFQQAFELYVKLQQYISSPFIVSSALKACGRLGYINGGFMIHGQVYRYGFFPGDVYVETSLLGFYAKVDDMGSARKVFDEMSVRNVVTWNTMIDGYLRCGDLEMAQGFFSGLVDKDVVSWNSMVSGYARRGDMEKALRLFQEMPERNASSWNAMISGYVECGKLDLARRIYDSMDGRNSISCITMIGGYAKCGDVESAREVFGEMGNKDYLLYNAMIACYAKNGRAKEALCLFVEMVQPNVNIQPDKMTLATVISACSQLGDLSFGSWVEEFYMKQMGITMDDHICTALIDLYAKCGSIDKAFKLFHKLNTKDVVAYTAMILGCGINGKEQIAIKLFNEMMESNIRPNLVTFSGLLTALSHVGMVDESYHCFNSMKSYGLVPTPDHYSLMVEILGRAGRLVEAHNLIKDMPMQPHAGVWGALLLACSTHNNVELGEIAAQHCFKLEADSSGYGSLLANIYASVGRWEDAKRLRKCIHEKGLVKVPGSSWMDNLQE from the coding sequence ATGATGTTGGTTTCAAAGATAACAAGGTGGTTGTTATTGAATAATCAtcataaatttgtaaaaaaaagcTGCAAACAATTGAAGCAGATTCATGGGGTCATACTGGTACATGGCCTTACTCATCTTGAAGGACTAATAATTCGCAATCTTACATTAATTATGAAAACCTCAAATTTTTCTTCTAACAACACACACTATCTGGAATTAATGATTAATCAATTAAAACAACCCTCAGCTGATATAGTATCTATAATATTCGCAATGCggtatttttgtaaatatagtAAGTTTCAACAAGCATTTGAGTTATATGTAAAGTTGCAGCAGTATATATCATCACCATTTATAGTTTCATCTGCTTTGAAAGCATGTGGGAGGTTAGGTTATATAAATGGTGGGTTTATGATACATGGTCAAGTTTATAGATACGGGTTTTTTCCGGGGGATGTTTATGTCGAGACTTCCTTGCTCGGGTTTTATGCGAAAGTTGATGATATGGGGAGTGCGCggaaggtgtttgatgaaatgtctgtgAGAAATGTGGTGACGTGGAATACGATGATTGATGGGTATTTGAGATGTGGGGATTTGGAGATGGCTCAAGGGTTTTTTAGTGGGTTGGTTGATAAGGATGTTGTTTCTTGGAATTCTATGGTTTCTGGGTATGCAAGGAGAGGGGATATGGAGAAAGCGTTACGTTTGTTTCAAGAAATGCCGGAGAGGAATGCGAGTTCTTGGAATGCTATGATTAGTGGTTATGTGGAGTGTGGGAAGCTGGATTTGGCGAGGCGTATTTATGATTCGATGGATGGAAGAAATAGTATATCTTGTATTACGATGATTGGTGGATACGCCAAGTGTGGAGATGTTGAATCTGCGAGGGAGGTATTTGGTGAGATGGGTAATAAGGATTATTTGTTGTATAACGCAATGATTGCGTGTTATGCTAAGAATGGCCGGGCTAAAGAAGCACTATGCTTATTTGTTGAGATGGTTCAACCGAATGTAAACATTCAACCAGACAAAATGACATTAGCTACAGTGATATCCGCATGTTCCCAGCTGGGAGACTTGAGTTTCGGGTCATGGGTTGAAGAATTTTACATGAAACAAATGGGCATTACAATGGATGATCATATATGTACAGCCTTAATTGACTTGTATGCAAAATGTGGTTCCATTGATAAAGCTTTCAAGTTATTTCACAAGCTGAACACGAAAGACGTTGTTGCTTATACAGCTATGATCTTGGGCTGCGGCATCAATGGAAAAGAACAGATTGCTATCAAGTTGTTTAATGAAATGATGGAGTCTAACATCCGCCCAAACTTGGTCACATTTTCAGGACTATTAACAGCGTTAAGTCATGTTGGTATGGTCGACGAAAGTTATCATTGCTTCAACTCCATGAAAAGTTATGGGCTAGTGCCCACACCCGACCACTACAGTCTCATGGTTGAAATTCTGGGACGCGCTGGACGGCTAGTGGAAGCACACAACTTGATAAAGGACATGCCAATGCAGCCTCATGCAGGTGTTTGGGGCGCATTGCTTCTTGCGTGCAGTACTCATAACAATGTCGAGCTGGGTGAAATTGCAGCCCAACATTGCTTTAAATTGGAAGCTGATTCCAGCGGCTATGGTTCACTTCTTGCTAATATATATGCCAGTGTTGGCAGGTGGGAGGATGCCAAGAGACTAAGAAAGTGTATACATGAGAAGGGTTTGGTTAAGGTTCCTGGAAGTAGTTGGATGGATAATTTGCAAGAATAA
- the LOC122609666 gene encoding uncharacterized protein At5g01610-like, with the protein MEKALNKVGSIKAGSFWVSKKAKEEISNISQDLSTFSNTVEKKAKWVFDKLKGKPMKPLPDFLREYNLPPGLFPQNITCYEFDETKLQLVVHLPAPCEVCFKDQSVVRYATRVKGLMSRGKFTVIDGMKTKIVVWVKVTSVVVENYRSDKVWFTAGVKKSRPRDAYETPRDAIRVDDF; encoded by the exons ATGGAGAAAGCATTGAATAAAGTTGGAAGTATAAAAGCAGGAAGCTTTTGGGTTTCAAAGAAAGCCAAAGAAGAGATCTCCAACATTTCTCAAGATCTTTCC ACGTTCTCAAACACTGTGGAAAAAAAGGCGAAATGGGTATTTGACAAGCTAAAAG GCAAGCCAATGAAACCTTTACCAGATTTCCTTAGAGAATACAACCTTCCTCCTGGTTTATTCCCACAAAACATAACATGCTATGAGTTTGACGAGACAAAGCTACAGCTTGTGGTTCACTTGCCTGCTCCTTGTGAAGTTTGCTTCAAGGACCAGTCGGTCGTAAGATACGCTACTCGAGTCAAAGGACTAATGTCAAGGGGAAAGTTCACAGTGATTGATGGAATGAAGACAAAAATCGTGGTTTGGGTGAAAGtaacaagtgtggttgtggagAATTATAGGTCCGATAAGGTGTGGTTCACGGCTGGCGTCAAGAAATCACGACCTAGAGACGCTTATGAGACACCTCGTGATGCTATTCGAGTTGATGATTTCTGA
- the LOC122578707 gene encoding eukaryotic translation initiation factor 5A, producing the protein MSDEEHQFESKADAGASKTYPQQAGTIRKGGHIVIKNRACKVVEVSTSKTGKHGHAKCHFVAIDIFNGKKLEDIVPSSHNCDVPHVNRTDYQLIDISEDGFVSLLTENGNTKDDLKLPTDDALLTQIKDGFAEGKDLVVSVMSAMGEEQICALKDIGPK; encoded by the exons ATGTCGGACGAAGAGCACCAGTTTGAATCAAAAGCCGATGCCGGCGCTTCCAAAACCTACCCGCAGCAAGCTGGTACTATCCGTAAAGGCGGTCACATCGTTATCAAAAACCGCGCTTGCAag GTTGTAGAAGTTTCTACCTCCAAGACCGGCAAGCATGGTCATGCTAAGTGTCACTTTGTTGCAATTGACATCTTCAATGGGAAAAAGCTTGAAGATATTGTGCCCTCATCCCACAATTGTGAT GTCCCTCATGTCAACCGTACTGACTACCAGCTGATTGATATTTCTGAGGATGGATTT GTGAGTCTGTTGACTGAAAATGGCAACACCAAGGATGACCTCAAGCTCCCAACCGATGATGCTCTCCTGACTCAG ATCAAGGATGGATTTGCAGAGGGAAAGGACCTGGTCGTGAGTGTGATGTCTGCAATGGGGGAGGAGCAGATTTGTGCTCTCAAGGATATCGGCCCCAAGTAG
- the LOC122578706 gene encoding eukaryotic translation initiation factor 5A-like, producing MSDEEHQFESKADAGASKTYPQQAGTIRKGGHIVIKNRACKVVEVSTSKTGKHGHAKCHFVAIDIFNGKKLEDIVPSSHNCDVPHVNRVDYQLIDISEDGFVSLLTENGNTKDDLKLPTDDALLTQIKDGFAEGKDLVVSVMSAMGEEQICALKDIGPK from the exons ATGTCGGACGAAGAGCATCAGTTTGAATCGAAGGCCGATGCCGGCGCTTCCAAAACCTACCCTCAGCAAGCCGGTACTATCCGTAAAGGCGGTCACATCGTTATCAAAAACCGAGCTTGCaag GTTGTAGAAGTTTCTACCTCTAAGACCGGCAAGCATGGTCATGCTAAGTGTCACTTTGTTGCAATTGACATCTTTAATGGGAAAAAGCTTGAAGATATTGTGCCCTCATCTCACAATTGTGAT GTCCCTCATGTCAACCGAGTAGACTACCAGCTGATTGATATTTCTGAGGATGGATTT GTGAGTCTGTTGACTGAAAATGGCAACACCAAGGATGACCTGAAGCTCCCAACTGATGATGCTCTTCTGACTCAG ATCAAGGATGGATTTGCAGAGGGAAAGGACCTGGTCGTGAGTGTGATGTCTGCAATGGGGGAGGAGCAGATTTGTGCTCTCAAGGATATCGGCCCCAAGTAG
- the LOC122611324 gene encoding eukaryotic translation initiation factor 5A: MSDEEHQFESKADAGASKTYPQQAGTIRKGGHIVIKNRACKVVEVSTSKTGKHGHAKCHFVAIDIFNGKKLEDIVPSSHNCDVPHVNRTDYQLIDISEDGFVSLLTENGNTKDDLKLPTDDALLTQIKDGFAEGKDLVVSVMSAMGEEQICALKDIGPK; this comes from the exons ATGTCGGACGAAGAGCATCAGTTTGAATCAAAAGCCGATGCCGGCGCCTCCAAAACCTACCCTCAGCAAGCTGGTACTATCCGTAAAGGCGGTCACATCGTTATCAAAAACCGCGCTTGCAAg GTTGTGGAAGTTTCTACCTCCAAGACAGGCAAGCATGGTCATGCTAAGTGTCACTTTGTTGCAATTGACATCTTTAATGGGAAAAAGCTTGAAGATATTGTGCCCTCTTCCCACAATTGTGAT GTTCCTCATGTCAACCGTACCGACTACCAACTAATTGATATTTCCGAGGATGGattt GTGAGTCTGTTGACTGAAAATGGCAACACCAAGGATGACCTGAAGCTCCCAACTGATGATGCTCTCCTGACCCAG ATCAAGGATGGATTTGCAGAGGGAAAGGACCTGGTCGTGAGTGTGATGTCTGCAATGGGGGAGGAGCAGATTTGTGCTCTCAAGGATATTGGCCCCAAGTAG